One Rhododendron vialii isolate Sample 1 chromosome 2a, ASM3025357v1 genomic region harbors:
- the LOC131315631 gene encoding xyloglucan-specific galacturonosyltransferase 1-like — translation MAVSLCKMKSTQSKSFDSIPVKFMFRVGAVLLLVVLAFLWSSTTTIISGDIVHVCVSSRKLNNPNCLSAGTQTPNFEIPIIPVLIQNTSVRHHPYLDSKQVVNDPVGHVGEVKDEDEEYAIRIVKEQIQLHRSWASNTHRANCSGGGIYVYELPPKFNKDLMGQCGDMVPWLHLCKYLINEALGEPIPELGEGWYKTHQYSLEPIFHSRVLKHPCRVYNETEANLFYVPYYGGLDVLRWHFKNESDEVKDGLALDLVKWLEPRKSWARNSGKDHVFVLGKISWDFRRYPNSSWGTKFLELDRFQNPIKLLIERHPWHVNDISIPHPTHFHPHSDHDIVTLQLKLIRSERKTLVSFAGAGRPGAPENIRSKLIKQCNSVDTQKCRVLDCSSGGCDQPKTVIDLFMESEFCLQPPGDSPTRKSVFDSIVSGCIPVLFDPFTAYYQYPWHLPEDRGKYSVFIDQEEVREMKVNVIERLVRVTLRERENMRRYIVYELLPGVVYGHPDSELEEFQDAFSITISNLLERVRRLEY, via the coding sequence ATGGCTGTTTCATTGTGCAAAATGAAATCAACACAATCCAAAAGTTTTGATTCAATCCCAGTCAAATTCATGTTCCGGGTCGGCGCCGTGCTTCTTCTCGTGGTCCTGGCCTTCCTCTGGTCTTCCACGACCACCATTATCTCCGGCGACATTGTTCACGTCTGCGTCTCTTCTCGCAAGCTCAACAACCCCAATTGCCTCTCCGCGGGCACCCAAACACCAAACTTTGAAATCCCGATTATTCCAGTACTCATTCAAAACACTTCCGTTAGACACCACCCCTATCTTGATTCAAAACAAGTCGTTAATGATCCTGTTGGTCACGTAGGAGAAGTTAAGGATGAAGATGAGGAATATGCTATTAGGATTGTCAAAGAGCAGATTCAATTGCATCGGTCGTGGGCATCGAACACCCACCGGGCCAACTGCAGTGGGGGAGGAATATATGTCTATGAACTGCCTCCAAAGTTCAACAAAGATTTAATGGGTCAATGTGGTGATATGGTTCCATGGCTTCATCTTTGTAAGTATTTGATCAATGAGGCATTGGGGGAGCCGATTCCAGAGCTCGGCGAAGGCTGGTACAAAACTCATCAATATTCACTAGAGCCAATTTTTCACTCAAGAGTTTTGAAGCATCCTTGTAGAGTGTACAATGAAACCGAAGCGAATCTCTTTTACGTGCCATATTATGGCGGCTTAGACGTATTGCGATGGCATTTCAAAAATGAGTCCGATGAAGTTAAGGACGGTTTGGCACTGGACCTTGTCAAGTGGCTCGAGCCACGAAAGTCATGGGCTCGAAACTCTGGCAAGGACCATGTGTTCGTTCTGGGAAAAATTTCGTGGGATTTCAGGAGATATCCCAATTCCTCATGGGGGACTAAATTTTTGGAGCTGGATCGATTTCAAAACCCGATTAAGCTCTTGATCGAACGCCATCCATGGCACGTAAACGACATCAGTATCCCACATCCAACCCATTTCCACCCTCACTCTGATCACGATATCGTCACTTTGCAGCTTAAACTGATCCGGTCCGAACGTAAAACCTTAGTCAGTTTTGCAGGGGCAGGGCGCCCTGGCGCCCCAGAGAACATAAGATCGAAACTAATCAAGCAGTGCAATTCCGTAGACACACAAAAATGCCGGGTTTTGGATTGCAGTTCAGGCGGGTGCGATCAGCCGAAAACGGTTATCGATCTATTCATGGAGTCCGAATTCTGCTTACAGCCACCGGGAGACAGCCCGACAAGAAAATCTGTTTTCGACTCCATTGTCTCCGGTTGCATTCCGGTACTCTTTGATCCTTTCACTGCCTACTACCAATATCCATGGCACCTGCCCGAGGATCGCGGGAAGTATTCGGTCTTTATAGATCAAGAAGAGGTGAGGGAAATGAAGGTGAATGTTATCGAGAGGCTCGTGAGAGTTACgctgagggagagggagaacaTGAGGAGATACATAGTTTATGAACTGTTGCCTGGGGTGGTGTATGGGCATCCGGATTCAGAGCTCGAGGAGTTTCAGGATGCTTTTTCTATAACAATTAGTAATCTTCTTGAGAGGGTGAGGAGATTGGAGTATTGA
- the LOC131315632 gene encoding probable phospholipid hydroperoxide glutathione peroxidase, with amino-acid sequence MASQSEKPQSVYEFTVKDTKGNDVDLSIYKGKVLLIVNVASQCGLTNSNYTELSKLYEKYKDQGLEILAFPCNQFGGQEPGDNEQIMQFACTRFKAEFPIFDKVDVNGQNAAPLYKFLKSSKGGFLGDSIKWNFSKFLVDKEGNVVDRFAPTTSPLSIEKKIKKLLGIS; translated from the exons ATGGCAAGCCAATCGGAGAAGCCCCAATCAGTTTACGAGTTCACCGTCAAG GACACGAAGGGGAATGATGTGGATCTTAGCATTTACAAGGGCAAGGTCCTGCTGATTGTGAATGTCGCCTCACAATG TGGCTTGACCAATTCAAATTACACAGAGTTGAGCAAGTTATACGAGAAGTACAAGGATCAAG GGTTAGAGATTTTGGCATTCCCATGCAATCAGTTTGGTGGCCAGGAGCCAGGAGATAATGAGCAGATTATGCAATTCGCATGCACTCGCTTCAAGGCTGAATTTCCCATATTCGACAAG GTTGATGTGAATGGTCAGAATGCGGCTCCATTGTACAAGTTCCTGAAGTCCAGCAAAGGTGGATTTCTTGGGGACAGCATAAAGTGGAATTTCTCCAAATTCTTGGTTGATAAAGAAGGAAATGTTGTTGATCGTTTTGCACCTACAACTTCTCCTCTTAGCATTGAG AAGAAGATAAAGAAACTACTTGGTATCTCTTGA
- the LOC131315633 gene encoding AT-hook motif nuclear-localized protein 5: MDGRESMALSGSSSFYFHRGVSGSGHASGSGAHTGFQDPHGFKPDTNPNFSVQTNVRDSSSLGSTFQAQNTSPSFPHGFNMGGGSSGVPMGETVKKKRGRPRKYGPDGTNMALGLSPMSGTPPSGSGSVTPTPKKGRGRPRGSGWKQKLAPLGEWMNKSAGLAFTPHIINIAIGEDIASKILAFAQQRPRAVCILSANGAVSAVTLRQPTSSSTTVTYEGRFQILCLSGSYLVAESGGPRNRTGGLSVSLCSPDGHVIGGGVGGVLTAGSPVQVVVCSFVYGGSKAKDKTVVSPKGGQNSALQPGEKSATPVSAASSQNLTPNSSSGVWLGSRPDMRNLNSEIDLTRG; this comes from the exons ATGGATGGGAGAGAAAGTATGGCACTTTCTGGGTCTTCTTCTTTCTACTTCCATAGAGGGGTTAGTGGGTCGGGTCACGCTTCTGGGTCTGGAGCACACACTGGGTTCCAAGACCCACATGGGTTTAAGCCTGATACAAACCCTAACTTTTCAGTTCAGACCAATGTGAGGGATAGTAGCTCTTTAGGATCAACATTCCAAGCACAGAACACATCACCCAGTTTTCCTCATGGCTTTAACATGGGTGGTGGGTCCTCTGGTGTGCCAATGGGGGAAACTgtaaagaagaaaagagggaggCCTCGGAAGTACGGCCCAGACGGGACCAACATGGCTCTAGGGCTCTCTCCAATGTCTGGGACGCCGCCGTCAGGTTCGGGGTCGGTCACACCGACCCCTAAGAAAGGTAGAGGCCGGCCGCGTGGCAGTGGTTGGAAGCAGAAGTTAGCTCCTCTTG GTGAATGGATGAACAAGTCAGCAGGACTGGCTTTTACACCACATATCATCAATATTGCAATAGGAGAG GACATTGCCTCCAAAATATTGGCATTCGCACAACAGAGGCCGAGGGCCGTATGCATCTTGTCCGCAAATGGTGCGGTTTCAGCAGTCACACTACGCCAACCTACATCCTCTAGCACCACAGTGACATATGAG GGGCGTTTTCAGATATTATGCTTGTCAGGCTCCTACTTGGTTGCTGAAAGCGGTGGGCCTCGCAACCGAACTGGAGGTTTAAGCGTGTCCCTTTGTAGCCCTGACGGCCATGTCATTGGAGGTGGAGTTGGTGGCGTACTTACAGCAGGAAGCCCAGTTCAG GTGGTGGTATGTAGTTTCGTGTATGGCGGTTCCAAGGCAAAGGACAAAACAGTGGTTAGTCCTAAAGGCGGACAGAATTCTGCCCTTCAGCCTGGTGAAAAATCAGCTACACCAGTTAGTGCTGCTTCTAGCCAAAATCTCACTCCAAATTCTTCATCTGGAGTTTGGCTTGGCTCGAGGCCTGATATGAGAAATCTGAATTCGGAGATTGACCTGACTCGCGGATGA